The DNA sequence CCTTAGTGGTGCGCGATTGACTTACGAACCGGACTGGCTTCCCAAATCAAATCCTAACAGTGCGTGATTGACTTAAAAATCCGATGACGGCGGTGTAAGTGGAGATAAGTCTGCTCTACACTTTGCTCACATTTTTCGATTTCCATCCAATTATAATTCATTTTCTTATTTAGTTCGGTattataatttttcaaattattaGGTTATTTAATTGGGTGGCTAAGAGTAGGAGGAGGGGCTTAAACTCTAGTGCAAAAACCCATCGGTTTTCTGGTGGAAGATGTGCGTCAAGAAAAGATATTAAATGGGTGGCTTGCAGAATTCTTCACCACGTATCATGTCATGATGCCGATAAGCTGCCAAGTCCGTCCCCTTCCCTCTCTATATTTCCTCACATCAAGTTTGGTTGGTTGAAGCTTCTATTCTTTAATTTGGACTTTTTCATTGTCTCATTGGGCTCATTTGCTTGTCCGCATCCAACTCTCTTTTGGCTTAAGAAAATCGAGACTTATTTCACATGTGTTAGTGTTATAGAGATGAAGTGGGGCAGAATTTACTATTGGGACGTCGACATGTCAGTTATCTTAAACTAATTACGCGTTACTGTATggaaaagttaaaacacatgacaTTGTTTGATAAGTTATGGATAACAACTAGTTTGGCAGCTCAACCATGAAAAATTCATGTGTTTAACGTTTTACAATTATACTATGTAGATTTTCGATAAACTGGTAAATGGgtaccaagtgatgaaatgatgTGATGTAGAGCAAATGGCCGAGTGGATTGAAGAGGAAATGGATCGACGGAAGACAAAGGGCTCGGCAGGACTCTGCAGATTTGGCGTCTGAGCTCCAATTTGAGTCCATAATACGTTTTGGAAAGGGAATGACATCGCAATCGTTTAGGCTTccaaaacaacatttgaaattcTATAATAAAATATCGGACCTTTCGATTTACGTCCATATTATGTCGTTTTAATTTTCTAAGGCCTCTGAGTTTCTCTGGGACTGAAATAGTGTCTTTAAAAGTTGTTTAGCCGTTTATGTAATCTCATCAATTTAATCTTTAATCAAATACAACCTTTGaaatttctctaaaaaaaatgtttggatTTCAGATTTtgtaagttttaatttttaattttgtgatGCATCATGAGGAGTGTggtaggatttttaccacctgcaaaagtaggaataaaaacacttaaaaatacttgcaagagtacaaggttatcgtagtatagcagctcaagCAAAGTCGTTTCCACAGGGATTGATTGAATCATTTGTATTTAAATTAATTCTTAATTActatttaaaacaaagtttcgaaaatgttgattttatgacctaaaatattaaaaactaattttaaattaaaacaattaaagaaagggAACGATCTTagaaaaataatgataaaatgacACTAGtgttccaccatcaccttaacaatcttatgttgttttactaattacttatgaattacacatgcaactCTAAAGGTTAGGTTTCCCGTATGCATATTCTACTTATGGCATTCAAGCTagaacgtatatcaaacatgtCATCCGTCTGTGGCAtttagatcaaatataaacatgcatgactcattacgctttgtgaaaaccctttgataaaccatgcaacccttaagacgtgacATTTGCCCTAGATTAACTTAcaactatcaatcacaagaagcaatgcTCAATCCTCCGGTGGCATTTTGACCGAATTGCATCcgattacttatctaaacatcataatggtagctaagcattaagataTAAAGACAGTTTAAACAccatgattaataattcaaagtatgcatgcataatatcacaaacaactaaataaaaactacatattcatgctaaggctcaaggcatcgccctagcaaacgaaaattagttacgaacaaccataaaacaaaaggaattttattgaaatagaaaaaggaTATAAAACACCTTGAAGTACAAATCGTCAAAACCTAGCTAAGTTCTTCAAATTGATGCCTCTTTACTCTAATGGCTaaatagccttatttatactactacaaaatcaaatcctACCTAAAAAAagtcttctaaaaactaggaaataaaaggtttcctatttgaactgaAATTCAGACTTCTTAGTAAATCATACTTTTGACCcatcaaatcaactccgatttggtcccaaaagtTTCTTTTTAAAGCTTGAGATGTCCCTAACAAATCCTCAGAAGGAATATTGCTCAAAATATGTCatcttgaccttcaaaatacccaaaacgtccAAACACGTCAATATATGAAAGCTCCGCGCTGGGCCTTCTTTTCTTCACCACGGTCAaacggcttggtagaaaaatctaaaattttgatacaatcatcttaAAAGACTCACAAACATCCTCCAATTataatcactccaaaattcatccatttgattactttttgctTCAAAGGTAGTTGAATGTCttacattgaaaatatataacaaagtatcaaaattctattaaaataaccaataaactaTAACTAAGAATAAGGTAAAATATCTAGTATATTATGGACTCATCAATGAGTTTaaaaattgatatttttttttaccatgcgGAATCAAGTTATTACTACACGCTTTTAAACCTAAGTCATTATTTGttggggtggttcggtatgggataccaTACCGAAACTAGTATCCCGAATCCCAAACTAAAATTTTTCGGGATAAGAATTTTGAAgaccaatcccaaaccaaattttctggaatcccaaattttgggaatcccgaaatattttCGAGATTTTGGGAtaaatcgggaatcccaaattgaaatatgaaattataaatTTTCGTTCAATTATATAATTCAAGAACACATTCATGAACTAGGAATGCCATTTCATTCACACTACCATTTAATCGAACACTGGCATGCCTGACTGTTTTTATCatagtcaaaattcaaattaattaaaccctttttgcAATCTGTTGAGAAACAAAATCAAGCCTTCCGAAATCATCAGCCATGGTAACAGcaataataaaatccaaatgaatatcaaacataacatgaaaaatatgcaaGGTGCATGGCATTCCAGGTTGCAGAGCATGAATTAGAAACTACTAGCATCAATTCTAAaagaataatattatatatatatatatataataattaatattatatattttgggTTCGGTATGAGATTCCCGAAATATCGAGAAGCTAATCCCGAatcccgtaccgaaatttcgggaatttctgtttgggaaatttttggtttgggatcggaaTTTTTTCGGTATGGTTCGGGatttttttccacccctaatTATTTGTACGTTACCCAACGGTGACAAAACCTTGAATACAGACCTAGACCTAGTGATGATAGCTACAAAAATTCCTGACAAAGTTAACTTACAATGCCCTTTTTGTTGTTTTCGTGCCACTTGTTACTGCAGCAGCAGTGAGCACAGTACTAATATGAGCTGAGCTGGGATCCAATCACTTTATTCTTTCAATTCCTACACACATGCTTCACATTTCCCCCCAATTTTCTCCATCCGAACACTAGATTTGAACTCAAGATTTTCTTCCGTTAAACAAGGATCGATTGTAGCTagactaaataattgtttgaaTTGGCTTTATTATTCAAACAGTGAAACATATCAAGTCCTTGTATAAAAAAGGGCGTAGGTTTCCTGCTTTGCGAGAGTCGGAGCAAAAACATCAATCATATGCAGTCCTGCCCTTATCTCTTATTTTGCAAAGAGAATATTTATACGACTCAAACCCGTAACCTgttgataaaaacaaaaacaaaaaacattttcGATACGCCAAGATTTGCCCTCATATTAAGTCCTTGTATATTCATGACTAGAAttctaaaacaaagtttttggGTTCTTTAAACAATTACATAATACATCATATACGACCGTTGGCAAGTGCATGTAGGCGAAAACCTAAGCTAACGTTCCACTTTCCTCGCAGCCATATTGGCACAAGCAACATGCATACCCTTTCCAAAATACTATATTCTTTgccataaacaaataaatatttgCGCTTGGTATGCTCAATCGGGATTTTTCCAGAGACGGAATAGTTACAGGATGTGACTAGTCAGTCAACCGGTACAATATCCGGTTGAGCAGCCGCTCACATCTTGCAACTATCCTGCAAAATCAACCTCCGAGGTTCCTTCGAATCCAGGCAGCGTTTAGGTCACTAATCTGAAACCCTTTCTTCAAAATCTCGACGGGGTTTGAAGGCTCGGATGTGAACGAGGCCATAGACACAATCTGTGCACCAGGGTTTTGGCTCCCGAGCCCGGCCAATGCCACAGCTGGTTCCTCCGAGTCGTAGTTGTAAAGAAAATGTACCAAGCCCTTGGGGAACACAAAAGACTCACCGGGCCTCAATTGCTGGGTAAAGACCCGGTTTGATGTGTCCACAAAGCCCACAAGAAGGAAGCCCGTGAGGCAGATTGTGACCTCCGAGGCCCTTGGATGCAAGTGAGGTGGCACAATCCCGTTGGCATCTATGTCAATTCGGGCCATGGTCAGGCCCAATGTGTTGAGCCCGGGCAGATTGAACGGGTTGGTGATGGTCACGTTGAACCCGTTGGCTTTAGTGTCGCCTGGTTTGGATAGGACTGATGTGGTGAAGTGGGAAGAGATTGCTAGGTTTGGGTCAATGCACGGCGCACCATTGAGGGAAAATGTCTGAGGGGTTTCCGGGTCCGCTACGCAGTAGTCCTGGAGCGGATCCGGGTCGGATT is a window from the Malus domestica chromosome 16, GDT2T_hap1 genome containing:
- the LOC103402972 gene encoding germin-like protein subfamily 1 member 1 produces the protein MNTINYLFLQLFLNLALFGRAKSDPDPLQDYCVADPETPQTFSLNGAPCIDPNLAISSHFTTSVLSKPGDTKANGFNVTITNPFNLPGLNTLGLTMARIDIDANGIVPPHLHPRASEVTICLTGFLLVGFVDTSNRVFTQQLRPGESFVFPKGLVHFLYNYDSEEPAVALAGLGSQNPGAQIVSMASFTSEPSNPVEILKKGFQISDLNAAWIRRNLGG